A window of the Corallococcus exiguus genome harbors these coding sequences:
- the thiO gene encoding glycine oxidase ThiO, which translates to MATSDVLVVGGGVMGCGIALKLRQAGARVTVLERSIPGAEASSAAGGILAPQWESEGPGPFFELCLRSRALYGSFAAELRELSGVDIAYRPCGLLRVAFDEADLHHVESTVGWQHGMGLRAELLDGKAARELEPHLSPAAVGAAHFPDDHQVDNRLLVRALTMAAARVGAVFKSGYVRGVVHEHGRAVGVDLDGEVLRADAVVLAAGSWSSLVQGAGVSPQAVRPARGQMVQLQTRLPLLERVVTSAKGYLVPRADGRIIAGSTMEHVGFDKQVTAAGLARILDMALQLCPDLASAPITETWAGFRPWTQDALPYIGEGPSPGLFLATGHFRNGILLAPITAKLVAQAVLGEKPSVDLTPFRYDRGTMARG; encoded by the coding sequence ATGGCAACCTCCGACGTCCTCGTGGTGGGCGGTGGTGTGATGGGCTGTGGCATCGCGCTCAAACTCCGTCAGGCCGGTGCGCGCGTGACGGTGCTGGAGCGCTCCATCCCCGGCGCCGAAGCCTCCAGCGCCGCCGGCGGCATCCTCGCGCCCCAGTGGGAGTCCGAAGGACCGGGCCCCTTCTTCGAGCTGTGCCTGCGAAGCCGCGCCCTCTACGGAAGCTTCGCCGCGGAGCTGCGCGAACTCTCCGGCGTGGACATCGCGTACCGGCCGTGCGGCCTGCTTCGCGTCGCGTTCGACGAAGCGGACCTCCATCACGTGGAGTCCACCGTGGGCTGGCAGCACGGCATGGGGCTGCGCGCCGAGCTGCTCGACGGCAAGGCCGCGCGCGAACTGGAGCCGCACCTGTCCCCCGCCGCCGTGGGCGCCGCGCACTTCCCGGATGATCACCAGGTCGACAACCGGCTCCTCGTGCGCGCGCTCACCATGGCCGCCGCGCGCGTGGGCGCGGTGTTCAAGAGCGGCTACGTGCGCGGCGTGGTGCACGAGCACGGCCGCGCGGTGGGCGTGGACCTGGACGGCGAGGTGCTGCGCGCGGACGCCGTGGTGCTGGCCGCGGGCTCGTGGTCGTCCCTGGTCCAGGGTGCGGGCGTGTCGCCGCAGGCGGTGCGCCCGGCGCGCGGACAGATGGTGCAGTTGCAGACGCGGCTGCCGCTGCTGGAGCGGGTGGTGACGTCCGCGAAGGGCTACCTGGTGCCTCGCGCGGATGGGCGGATCATCGCCGGGAGCACCATGGAGCACGTGGGCTTCGACAAGCAGGTGACCGCGGCCGGGCTGGCGCGGATCCTCGACATGGCGCTACAGCTGTGCCCGGACCTGGCCAGCGCGCCCATCACGGAGACCTGGGCCGGCTTCCGCCCCTGGACCCAGGACGCGCTGCCGTACATTGGAGAAGGCCCCTCGCCCGGCCTGTTCCTCGCCACCGGGCATTTCCGCAACGGCATCCTGCTCGCCCCCATCACCGCGAAGCTCGTCGCCCAGGCCGTGCTGGGAGAGAAGCCCTCGGTGGACCTCACCCCCTTCCGCTATGACCGGGGGACGATGGCGCGCGGTTGA
- the hisG gene encoding ATP phosphoribosyltransferase, giving the protein MLKIALPNKGRLSEEVRELFNDAGLEVRARGERALTASLGGEFEAIFVRAQDIPEFVADGAAQAGVTGWDLVNEAGRELEPLMDLEFGRCRLVVAARDESGISRVEDVKEGMRVASCFPRLTQAFFQQRGQKVTVVPVSGAAEIAPHLGIADIVVDLTSTGSTLKMNGLKEVATVLESSARLVACPRNGTEARRALEELTQALGSVLAARGRRYLMANVPKTSLEQVREVLPGLNGPTVVDVMNGGHFVAVHAVVSSRNLYRTVNALKALGGQGILVTRIERLMA; this is encoded by the coding sequence ATGTTGAAGATTGCCCTGCCCAACAAAGGACGTCTGTCCGAGGAAGTGCGCGAACTGTTCAACGACGCGGGCCTGGAGGTGCGCGCTCGGGGCGAGCGGGCCCTCACCGCGTCCCTGGGCGGCGAGTTCGAAGCCATCTTCGTCCGCGCCCAGGACATCCCGGAGTTCGTCGCGGACGGCGCCGCGCAAGCGGGAGTCACCGGCTGGGACCTGGTGAACGAGGCCGGGCGCGAGCTGGAGCCGCTGATGGACCTGGAGTTCGGCCGCTGCAGGCTGGTGGTGGCCGCGCGCGACGAGAGCGGCATCTCTCGCGTGGAGGACGTGAAGGAGGGGATGCGGGTGGCCTCCTGCTTCCCCCGGCTGACCCAGGCCTTCTTCCAGCAGCGAGGGCAGAAGGTGACGGTGGTGCCGGTGAGCGGCGCGGCGGAGATCGCTCCGCACCTGGGCATCGCGGACATCGTGGTGGACCTCACGTCCACGGGGTCCACGTTGAAGATGAATGGACTGAAGGAAGTGGCCACCGTGCTGGAGTCGAGCGCCCGGCTGGTGGCGTGTCCGCGCAACGGCACGGAGGCGCGGCGCGCGCTGGAGGAACTGACGCAGGCGCTGGGGTCGGTGCTGGCGGCGCGCGGGCGGCGCTACCTGATGGCCAACGTCCCGAAGACGTCCCTGGAGCAGGTGCGCGAGGTGCTGCCCGGCCTCAACGGCCCCACGGTGGTGGACGTGATGAACGGGGGCCACTTCGTCGCGGTGCACGCGGTGGTCTCGTCGCGGAACCTCTATCGCACGGTGAATGCGCTGAAGGCGCTGGGCGGGCAGGGCATCCTCGTCACGCGCATCGAGAGGTTGATGGCATGA
- the hisD gene encoding histidinol dehydrogenase — translation MSASVLKYQGALSSLAPDARRRLLARTGESDALVASRVQALIARVRTEGDRALFDFAREFDRVELAALEVPRERWSAALESIPSDVREALTRAARNIARAHAAQRPQAIEVETEPGVIVGRRPDPLSRVGVYAPGGRAVYPSSVLMGVVPAKVAGVGEIIVCSPPGTDGLPSAGVLAAAALAGADRVFALGGAGAVAALAYGTQSVPRVDRIVGPGNAYVAAAKLQVVDAVAIDAPAGPSEILVVADASARPDAVARELLAQAEHDPEACCVALVVGAPLAQAVRDAVAQQARVARRGDIVLSALGSRGAVLRIDSLEEAWPFVAEFAPEHLLLATATPTEDLARVRNAGTVFVGQRASVAFGDYLTGANHVLPTAGLARAYSGLSVLDFYRWTTWQRVTPEAAAAMADDVGTLADSEGLFAHAAAARAWRVP, via the coding sequence ATGAGCGCCTCCGTCCTCAAGTACCAGGGGGCCTTGTCCTCGCTGGCGCCCGACGCGCGGCGGAGGTTGCTGGCGCGCACGGGAGAGTCGGATGCGCTGGTGGCTTCCCGCGTCCAGGCACTGATTGCCCGCGTTCGTACGGAAGGCGACCGGGCCCTCTTCGACTTCGCTCGGGAGTTCGACCGCGTGGAGCTGGCGGCCCTGGAGGTTCCGCGTGAACGGTGGAGCGCGGCGTTGGAGTCGATTCCCTCCGACGTGCGCGAGGCGCTGACCCGCGCGGCACGCAACATCGCCCGGGCGCATGCGGCGCAGAGGCCCCAGGCCATCGAGGTGGAGACGGAGCCCGGGGTCATCGTGGGGCGCCGGCCGGATCCGCTGAGCCGCGTTGGCGTGTATGCCCCTGGTGGCCGGGCGGTGTACCCCAGCAGCGTGCTCATGGGCGTGGTCCCCGCGAAGGTCGCGGGTGTGGGCGAGATCATCGTCTGCTCACCGCCGGGGACGGACGGTCTTCCCAGTGCGGGCGTGCTCGCGGCGGCGGCGCTCGCGGGCGCGGATCGGGTGTTCGCATTGGGAGGTGCGGGCGCGGTGGCCGCGCTGGCCTACGGAACCCAGAGCGTTCCCCGCGTGGACCGCATTGTCGGACCGGGCAACGCGTACGTGGCGGCGGCGAAGCTCCAGGTGGTGGACGCTGTCGCCATCGACGCGCCCGCGGGCCCGAGCGAAATCCTCGTGGTCGCCGACGCGAGCGCCCGTCCGGACGCGGTGGCGCGTGAGTTGTTGGCCCAGGCGGAGCACGACCCCGAGGCCTGCTGCGTGGCGTTGGTGGTGGGCGCTCCGCTGGCGCAGGCGGTGCGGGACGCGGTTGCGCAGCAGGCCCGCGTCGCCCGGCGCGGCGACATCGTCCTGTCTGCGCTGGGGAGCAGGGGCGCGGTGCTGCGCATCGACTCGCTGGAGGAGGCGTGGCCCTTCGTCGCGGAGTTCGCTCCGGAGCACCTGCTGCTCGCGACGGCGACGCCCACGGAGGACCTGGCGCGGGTTCGCAACGCGGGCACGGTGTTCGTGGGACAGCGCGCGTCGGTGGCCTTCGGTGACTACCTCACCGGTGCGAACCACGTGCTGCCCACGGCGGGACTGGCTCGGGCGTACTCGGGACTGAGCGTGCTGGACTTCTACCGGTGGACCACGTGGCAACGCGTGACACCGGAAGCGGCGGCGGCGATGGCGGACGACGTGGGAACTCTGGCCGACAGCGAGGGCCTCTTCGCCCACGCGGCCGCGGCTCGGGCCTGGAGGGTGCCGTGA
- a CDS encoding pyridoxal phosphate-dependent aminotransferase, which produces MIPFRETYRDIPLYSPAKKPCRVDLSDNTNLFGAPPSADRVLREEGFLRLARYPAGYAPDLKRAVATYAGVSVENVTTGCGSDDVIDCALRAFLEPGDAVAFPDPTFVMVPMYARLSALKPVPVPLRADHDLDVNGLLATGAKLIYVCTPNNPTGTVASRAAVERLVDSAPGVVLIDQAYVEFTRGGDFLDLARTRPNVLVTRTMSKAFGLAGLRVGWGVGAPSLVAEVEKARGPYKHTALGEAVAVAALTDDVPWMEACAAEAVENRERLRGALKALGLEPLPSEGNFLLVPVPDAPRVGEALRERNVNVRVFEGLTGVGDALRIGCGPWPMMASALKALKEVL; this is translated from the coding sequence GTGATTCCATTTCGCGAGACGTATCGGGACATCCCTCTGTACTCCCCGGCGAAGAAGCCGTGCCGGGTGGACCTGAGTGACAACACCAACCTCTTCGGCGCACCGCCGTCCGCGGATCGCGTGCTGCGAGAGGAGGGCTTCCTTCGGCTGGCCCGCTATCCCGCCGGCTATGCGCCGGACCTGAAGCGCGCCGTGGCCACGTACGCGGGTGTCTCGGTGGAGAACGTGACGACGGGCTGCGGCTCGGACGACGTCATTGACTGCGCGCTGCGAGCCTTCCTGGAGCCCGGGGACGCGGTGGCCTTTCCGGATCCCACGTTCGTGATGGTGCCCATGTACGCCCGGTTGAGCGCGCTCAAGCCGGTGCCCGTGCCGTTGCGCGCGGATCATGATCTGGACGTGAACGGCCTGCTCGCCACGGGGGCGAAGCTCATCTACGTGTGCACGCCCAACAACCCCACCGGCACGGTGGCCTCGCGCGCGGCGGTGGAGCGGCTGGTGGACTCCGCTCCGGGCGTGGTGCTCATTGATCAGGCGTACGTGGAGTTCACGCGGGGCGGGGACTTCCTCGACCTGGCTCGGACGCGGCCCAACGTGCTGGTGACGCGCACGATGTCCAAGGCGTTCGGACTCGCGGGCCTGCGGGTGGGGTGGGGCGTCGGGGCACCGTCGCTGGTTGCGGAGGTGGAGAAGGCCCGGGGTCCGTACAAGCACACGGCGCTGGGCGAGGCCGTGGCTGTGGCCGCGCTCACGGATGACGTCCCGTGGATGGAGGCCTGTGCGGCGGAGGCGGTGGAGAACCGCGAGCGGCTGCGCGGCGCCTTGAAGGCGCTGGGGTTGGAGCCGCTCCCTTCGGAAGGGAACTTCCTCCTCGTCCCCGTGCCGGATGCGCCTCGGGTGGGCGAGGCGCTGCGGGAGCGCAACGTGAACGTACGGGTGTTCGAAGGGCTCACGGGCGTGGGCGATGCGTTGCGCATCGGCTGCGGTCCCTGGCCGATGATGGCTTCGGCGCTGAAGGCCCTGAAGGAGGTGCTGTGA
- the hisH gene encoding imidazole glycerol phosphate synthase subunit HisH, whose protein sequence is MRVTLFDYGAGNLHSLIKALATTPGADVRVQEDPLRALDTDVLVLPGVGAFGSAAARLAPGREAMRKALDAGLPCLGICLGMQLLFDESDEGAGQGLGYFPGRVTRLAARHVPQIGWNDVEEDRALQSARLSTVYYAHSFVCRAVESREVVGWTTHEGDRFPASVRRGNVLGVQFHPEKSSHAGVRFVQAFLQEVSS, encoded by the coding sequence ATGCGGGTGACCCTGTTCGACTATGGCGCCGGCAACCTGCACTCGCTGATCAAGGCGCTGGCCACCACGCCCGGCGCGGACGTGCGCGTGCAGGAGGATCCGCTGCGCGCGCTGGATACGGACGTCCTGGTGCTTCCCGGCGTCGGGGCGTTCGGTTCGGCGGCAGCGAGGCTCGCTCCGGGACGCGAGGCGATGCGCAAGGCGCTGGACGCCGGTCTGCCGTGCCTGGGCATCTGCCTGGGCATGCAGCTGCTCTTCGACGAGAGCGACGAGGGGGCAGGGCAGGGACTCGGCTACTTCCCGGGTCGGGTGACGCGGCTGGCCGCGCGGCATGTTCCGCAGATTGGCTGGAACGACGTGGAGGAGGACCGGGCGCTCCAGTCCGCGCGGTTGTCCACCGTGTACTACGCGCACAGCTTTGTCTGCCGTGCCGTGGAGTCTCGCGAAGTGGTGGGCTGGACAACGCACGAGGGCGACCGGTTCCCCGCCTCCGTGCGGCGCGGGAACGTGCTGGGCGTGCAGTTCCACCCGGAGAAGTCCTCCCACGCGGGCGTGCGCTTCGTGCAGGCGTTCCTCCAGGAGGTGTCCTCATGA
- a CDS encoding 1-(5-phosphoribosyl)-5-[(5-phosphoribosylamino)methylideneamino]imidazole-4-carboxamide isomerase, whose protein sequence is MIAIPAIDLREGACVQLVGGSYEAERVRVKDPLDALKQWLALGFRTFHVVDLDAALGKGSNADAVARLVSHAPDLTFTVGGGVREASRVEAVLADGASSVVVGTRAIEDLAWLTEVSERFPGRVVVAADVKGREVVTRGWTSGSARDIRDVLSALEPLSLGGMLVTAVHKEGQLGGVDLPLMEEVVRSSRHRLYASGGVTTIEDLRSLAKVGAYGAVVGMALYTGRLDARAVAREFTQ, encoded by the coding sequence ATGATCGCCATCCCGGCCATCGACCTGCGGGAAGGGGCGTGCGTGCAGCTCGTGGGTGGCTCCTACGAGGCGGAGCGCGTGCGCGTGAAGGATCCGCTGGATGCCTTGAAGCAGTGGCTCGCGCTGGGCTTCCGCACGTTCCACGTCGTGGATCTGGACGCGGCGCTGGGCAAGGGCTCCAACGCGGATGCGGTGGCTCGGCTGGTGTCGCATGCCCCGGACCTCACGTTCACGGTGGGCGGCGGTGTTCGTGAGGCCTCGCGCGTGGAGGCGGTGCTCGCGGACGGGGCGTCTTCGGTCGTCGTGGGGACCCGGGCCATCGAGGACCTGGCCTGGCTCACGGAGGTCTCGGAGCGCTTCCCCGGCCGCGTGGTGGTCGCCGCGGACGTGAAGGGCCGCGAGGTCGTGACGCGCGGTTGGACGTCCGGCAGCGCGCGCGACATCCGCGACGTGCTGTCCGCGCTGGAGCCCCTGTCGCTGGGCGGGATGCTCGTCACGGCGGTGCACAAGGAGGGGCAGCTGGGCGGCGTGGACCTGCCCTTGATGGAGGAGGTGGTCCGTTCGAGCCGGCACCGGCTCTACGCCTCCGGTGGGGTGACGACGATCGAGGACCTGCGCTCGCTGGCGAAGGTGGGCGCATACGGGGCGGTGGTGGGCATGGCGCTGTACACGGGGCGGTTGGATGCGCGCGCGGTCGCGCGGGAGTTCACGCAATGA
- a CDS encoding imidazoleglycerol-phosphate dehydratase produces the protein MSTVTTVVRETKETQVTVELARGTGVARVDTGLKFFDHMLATFARYAGLDLTLRARGDLRHHLMEDVAITLGTAVQRVIPATAARYGERTLPMDDALVQACLDAGGRFFYRGPLKNRLYEHWMRSFCEHSRITLHLRVLRGKDSHHLTEAAFKALGLALRDAMVDSGVVFSMKGSVSLEVK, from the coding sequence ATGAGCACGGTCACCACGGTCGTTCGCGAAACGAAGGAGACCCAGGTCACGGTGGAGCTGGCTCGCGGAACCGGCGTGGCCCGGGTGGACACGGGCCTCAAGTTCTTCGACCACATGCTCGCCACGTTCGCGCGCTACGCGGGGCTGGACCTGACCCTGCGCGCTCGCGGCGACCTGCGCCACCACCTGATGGAGGACGTGGCCATCACCCTGGGCACCGCCGTCCAGCGCGTCATCCCCGCTACCGCCGCGCGCTACGGCGAGCGCACCCTGCCCATGGATGACGCCCTGGTGCAGGCGTGCCTGGACGCGGGCGGGCGCTTCTTCTACCGGGGCCCGTTGAAGAACCGGCTGTACGAGCACTGGATGCGCTCCTTCTGCGAGCACTCGCGCATCACGCTCCACCTGCGCGTGCTTCGCGGCAAGGACAGCCACCACCTCACCGAAGCGGCCTTCAAGGCGCTGGGGCTCGCGCTGCGCGACGCGATGGTGGACTCCGGCGTCGTCTTCAGCATGAAGGGCAGTGTCTCCCTGGAGGTGAAGTGA